From Priestia aryabhattai, one genomic window encodes:
- a CDS encoding phosphoesterase: MNSTFNQLLSMKNLRDVQKTEILVQMEQASKNKDKETLLRLTKQLRSIS; the protein is encoded by the coding sequence ATGAATTCTACATTTAATCAACTTTTGTCAATGAAAAATCTACGTGACGTTCAAAAAACAGAAATTTTGGTGCAAATGGAACAAGCTTCAAAGAATAAAGATAAAGAAACTCTCTTACGATTAACTAAACAGCTTCGAAGTATTTCATAG